TAAACCGGGTTTTCCGTGTGAACTTGTGATCGTCATGAGGGGTTTGCTGTTATCGTACCACTGGCGTCGGTTTTTCCCCGCGATAGATGGCGTGTTGAAAAGACTACCCTCGCGGTTTCTCACATGGCTGAATCCCAATCTCATCGCTTACCTGCAGTTTGACTCTCGTATTACACAATTATCCAAAGACGCGCTAGAAAAGAATAGTAAAGCGCCGGTGCCGGAGAAACCGAGGACGCTGTTCGACGCCCTTACTAACCCTGACATCCCGGTCCATGAGCGCACATTGGAACGAATGAAGAATGAAAGCGCGGTTGTGCTGTTAGCGGGGCTAGATACTACGGCAAGATTTTTGACGGTTATGACGGCTTATCTTGTTGAGTTTCCGGATGTGTTGGCGAACTTGAAGGAGGAAATGAGGGGGCTGGTGGAGAAGGGGGTGGAGAGGCCGAGTTGGAGTCAGTTGGAGGGGCTGCCTTATCTGGTAAACTCCGTTTTGCTTCCGTTTTGATATGTGGCATTGTAGCTGATATGATACACAGACGGCGTTTATCAACGAGTCACTTCGGTACCGCTGTTACCTTACCGGACGTTTCGCACGCGTCCCTTTACAGCCACTAGCGTATAAAGAATGGGTTATTCCCCCTCAGGTACGTCTTCCTCGCTCACTCTCCTCCCTCATCGTAGTCATGCATTGACATTTTGCCAGACGAGCGTAACTGCAATGCCGTACCTCCTGAACAGCCACCCGGACGTCTTCCCCGATCCAGACACCTTCCGCCCCGAGCGCTGGATCGAAGCCAGCGCCAGAGGCGAACATCTAGAGAGGTACCTAGTGACGTTTACAAAGGGAAGTAGGATTTGTCTGGGTATCAAGTAAGTTTTCTACCCGACACCTTTCAGCGATTCAAGTACTAAATACATGTGTAGCCTTGCGTATGCGGAGTTGTATCTTACGGTTGCGGCACTGGTGAGAAACTTTGAGCTAGAGCTTGTAGGGTGCTCGATCAAGGATGTTGTGTCGTATAGGGACTTTGGGCTGGGATTTAATAAGGAGTATGATTTTGGTGTGGATTTTAGGGTTAAGAGGGTGTTGTAGGTGGGGATGGGATGGACGTGGAGCCTCGCAGTAGCAGAGGGTAATGATTCTGATGTGTGTAATATGGGAGGTGGATTCAAGTGTAGATTGGTATTTGAATGGACGAGCAAGAATTGTATTGCAACGACTAGCCCTGAATAACTCATACACAGGCCTTCAGCTTGCATCACCTGTTTTCCACTTTGCATCCATCACTCTTACTTCTTTTCATTTAATTCATACCTCCCGATTTTCTGGATCCTACCTCTATCTCTTCGTAAGCCTTGTCATTTCCGTCAATTCAGCTTCTTGGAGTACTTACTGGCGTGTCTGCTCCATCTACCAACTGAGATCCAGTCAGATCCTCACAACTTAACCGCTGTGCCTTCTTCCAACTCGATTGTGTCCACTTTGGGCGGTGCGTTGAAGGGTGGCGCCGGATTAGCGAGGAGGCGATTAAGCTGCGGCGGTGCAGCGAGGGTACGCGCGACGAGCAGAAGTATCGTAAGGAAGAGCATTGTAGCTGAAAGACTTTTGTGAGAGCAGTGCGCCATTTTGTCGCTTATCTGCCTGATACGGTGATCTTCGGCTGCTTGGAGCTTCTCGTATCGCTTGTATGTAGAAGAACAACCGCTGAGCTTGCTGAACTTTCACACTGCGCTGCAAGATCTCGGGAGCACTGCGCTTATGACCACAACCCTTCGGATCTATGATGCCTAGACCAAATCAACCCATTTTTTCTAGCGGCATACGAGCTTGGTAAGTGTTGGATACATGGGTGTACACGGGTAAGCGGCGTTGTGGTACGGATGATTGCAGAGAGTCAAGGGTATTTGCGTATGGATCTTTGTGTTGTACACAGTAGAAACACGGCCATGGAATTTTCGGGGATGGATTTGAGTAACGGGGCGTGTGTTACGCTCACTGGATGACGCAAGATATTCGTTAAGCGCTTGTAACGCGTGCGACTGTATGTGTCGGTTGTGTTGATGCACTTGCGAGGATGCGGGCTAGTGAGGAGATATCCTTCCAGGCCAGATTTTAGCGGGCTTTGACTGCGGGATGGTTGCAGCGTAGGCATGTATGTTGTTGCCTAGATGTGTATGGGGAACAGTGTCAAGTGTAGTGAATGGTAGTAGTCGTCGCATGGTCGGATATTTCTCGGTATATCAGAGATTACCTAGAACACTGCAGGGCTGCGGGGATGTCACTGCGAAGTACCTTCAAACCAATGGTGCTATTACTTGGTGACTATATCTATTTTTGTGTCGTTTCTGTAAGAGCCTCGCCTTCTGCTGTAGTCGTTCCTTCAGGATGGTGATGTCGTCATTAGGGGTGAGCCTGATCACGTGATAGTTCAAGGACACATGCCAAAAAGAAGACCTCCGTCGATCTCTCTGAATTGTTTATGTCAGAATAGATGCTTGTCATGACTGAAGGGGCACATTAGCGGGATGTGGGCGGCCATCCAAGGCAGAAGGGGCTATGCGCAGATCGTACTAGCCCATCCCAGCTCAGGCGCCCAACCTTGAACACTTACTTCTACAAGCTGGTGCAATTATCGATGATAAAACCTCCTCATAATTTTGACCGTTCAATTGTAGACAAGATTTGCATCGCTCTTCCACTACCTTCACCACTCAGCAGCGCCTTCGCGATGCGTCTTCTGCAGTTGAAGGCCGATGACAGCCTCAGCCTTGTCGAATTCATGGACAGAGATCCCGAGACTTATGCCATTCTCTCATATACCTGGGGCCCGAATAACGAGGAAATCACGTATCAGGACTTGCTCAGCGGCACAGGAGGCAGAAAAATGCTACGTCTATCTCTCTGATGTGTCATGCGGAGCAGACAGCGTGGCTTTATTCCCATAAAACAGATGGTTCACCCGAGTATGGACGCTTCAAGAGCTTCTTGCACCAAACAGCGTGGAACTCTTTTCGCTAGAAGGAAACATTCTCGGAGACAAGCATACAAGAGCGCAAGAGATATCTGAGGTTATAGACATAGCAATTGAAGCTATCAGAGGAGAGCCTATGTCTCAATACAGCGTTGGAGAAAGAATGACATGGGCCAAAAGAAGAACGACTACGCGCAAGGAAGATGCGGTATACTCTCTGCTAGGAATCTTCGATATCCAAATGCCTCTCTTATACGGCGAAGGCGAAGAGAAAACTCGTAGACGACTACACAAAGAAATAAGAGAATTTTCAACAGATACTTCAATGGATACCAAAGACCTTGCTAGAGAGGTACAGATTAGCAAAATACACCGGTGGCTGTCACCACCGGATCCATCAGTCAGCTACCAGAAGGCTCTCAGACAACGGCAGCATGGCACAGGCCTCTGGTTTCTATGTGGAGAACAGTACAAGATCTGGAAGACAAGCGCTGCATCATTATTGTGGCTGTATGGCATTCCAGGCTGCGGCAAGACTATCCTTGGTTCGACTACTCTACAGGATCTTCTCCAATATTGTGATCATCATACAGGCAACATCGTGGCGTACTTTTACTTCGACTTCAGCGATGTGCAGAAGCAGAACGAGGAGTGGATGCTGCGCTCGTTGTTCTGTCAACTCTTACGTCACACTGAGGGCTCATCTCCCAAAGTTGAGGATTTCTATACCTCACACGGAAACGGGGCCACACAGCCTTCGCTTGATGCACTCCTAGATATGTTGCGAGCGACGATAGAGCAATTACCACAAGTCTATGTCGTGCTTGATGCATTGGATGAGTGTAGCCAACGGGATGATTTGATGGAGATCATCGAGACTGTAACTAGATGGGACCTTCAGAACATGCATCTCATTATAACGAGTCGGCGGGAGCGAGACATCGAAAGTTCACTAGATGGGCTTGTCGATACACATAATGCCATCTGCCTCCAGAGCGACGAGGTGGACAAAGATATACACCAGTACGTTCGGCAGCGCCTCTCTGATGACAAAGGCTTGAGTAAATGGGCAAGAGACGTCACACTCCAGCAAGAGATCGAGACTGCCATATTGAAGGGTTCCAAGGGAATGTTTGTCTCTCTAAACCCCAAGAATCTTCCAAGATTGATGATAGTGCTAGGTTTCGACGGGCTGTGTGCCAGCTTGACACCCTAGGAAAATGCCGTAACCGAGCAAAGCTACGGACAGCGCTCGCGACAATATCGTCAACACTAGACAAGACATATGAGCGTATATTAGCTAACATCTCTGAAGAAGATACCGGATACGCCATTCGCATTCTGCAATAGGTGGCGTTTTCCGAAGACCACTATCGTTGGACGAACTCGCAGAAGTGATCGCCATCGATGTAGCACGCAAACCGGCATTTGATAGCGACGAAATACTAGAAGACCCTCAAGAGGTTTTCAATATCTGCTCTAGTCTTGTGACTATCTCAACAGAAACTACGCACTATCGAGGTACCCTAGAAGGACCATATACTAGCTCAACAAGGCAAGTGGTTATACTTGCGCACTACTCCGTCAAGGAATACCTCGTATCTGACAGGATTCGGCGATGTCAGACAGCACATTATGACATACAAGCAATAGAATGCCATAACAGGATAGCTGTAGCCTACCTAAGCTACCTTGAACAGTTCCAGGATCCTAGAATCATGGATCAAGATGTTCTAAGTCAGTACCCACTAGCAAGCTACTCCGCGGAATACTGGGCAAACCACATCAACAGATCCGAACATCCCTCGGCATCGACTAGCTCAGCCGCACTACGACTACTGTCAAAAGACAACATTGCTTACTTGATTTGGAATCGCATATGTGATGGATTCAGTCACTTTTCTACGCCAGGCCACAAAGGAGATTTAAAAGATCCCATATATCATGCTTCTAGCTTGGGTCGTGAAGAGATAGTGAAGTTGCTACTCGAGCGAGACACTGACATCAACGGAGGACATCAAGACCTTGGGGGCGCTCTTGTTGCAGCTTGCGAAATAAGTCACGAGGCAATAGTGACTTTGTTGCTCAATCGAGGGGCTGACCCCAATAGCAATTCAGATGGCTATACTGCTCTTAAAAGGGCTGTGGATTCCTGCCACAAAGCAATAGTAAAGCTGTTGATCAACCAAGGCGCTAGTGTGAATGATTTGGACGGAAACAGTTCTGCTCTTGTGCGCGCTGTGACATTGAACGAGAGAGGGATATCAGAATTATTACTTGATGGGGGCGCTGCCTTGAATGATGGGTATGGAGATAGTCGAGCTCTTGAGGAAGCCACAAGCTGGGGCGATAAAGAGATGGTGAATCTATTACTCAGTCGAGGTGCTTCTGTGGGAAACACGAACGGAAAAAGTTACTCTCTCGAAGAGGCTACAATGATGGATAGAAGGGAGATTGTAACGTTATTGCTCGATCGGGGTGCTTCTGTGAACAATACGAACAGAGAAAGCAACCCTCTCAATACGGCTATATTGCTAGGCAGAAAGGAGATAGTAGCGCTATTTCTCGATCGAGGTGCTGCTACTAACTGGGATGATGGAACTAGTGCTCTTGAGATAGCACTAAAATCTCCCTGTGAGGAGATTGTAGTGCTATTACTTGATCGAGGTGCTGCAGATAACGGGCCAGATGGCTGTAGTGACGCTCTCGATGTGGCTTTGAAACGCGGAAAACAGGAGCTAGTGGATCTGTTGATAGCAAACGGGGCGAAGCTAAGACCTAACAACGACATGGATATGGATTTCAATTAACGACACGGATACAGATAGCAATGAGTGCTAGTCCAAAGATATCTCTCAATCATCACATCATAGTACAGTCTATTTGGTGTTACCGGTATCGCTCACTCACTCAATTCATATAGGTCGTAAGCATTGCATCGCTGCAGAACAAGAAGTGTGCATAGCATACTATCGAGATATTTTCGACTTCATTTTGGTAATAAAACGAATATATGTGACAGTCCTATCACAAACTGAAAGTGCGGTACCATACGCTCACATCCTATGGATTCATCAGCCTACTACTCTCCACACCATATCTTACCGAGAACCGTCGTACCAACCAAAAAGAAAAGCTAGTCGACTTTGATTGCGGTGTCGAGCTTAGGCTTTAAAGCTTTCCAAGGGAACTATATGGACGTAAGGAATCTCGAGGGCTTGTCGCCCACGTAGTTTTAAACTCCCCTTTGGCCAGAATACTCTTTTTCCATGAATTAGCCTTGAGGAAAGTAATACAGTGATACAGCGTACACATTATTGATGACAAGATGACTGAAGCATGAAAACTCATTGCTGGTATATTAATCTAAAACTCCACAAATGCCAGACCGCCACACGACACGTTCCTCCCATACGAAAGCAAAAAGGGTATTACTCGCTCAAACGTCGAACTCTCTATGATAACGCCACGCTATAAATGCAAATACGCCCGCCCACGCCAACAGAGAAGAAACGAGTAGGGGTTCTCTTCGATCACAAATTTGCTACGTCGATGTAATCATTTAAGGACTTTTGGATGCGGGCTCCCATATCAGACCTCGAAATTGTCAAGCCAGTGCTTGACCACGACCCTACCCTCATCGAACGAGCTTTTATCTGTGCGAACGATGATAGCAGCGTGGGAGTGACGGTGCTTATGAATGTACACAGGATTTTTCTTGAACCCGACACTATCGAGCGCCTCGATCATCTTGAATTGGTCGTCTGTGAGTGCTAGAGTGGGGAACTCGAGGGCCAGGCCCTGTTTTCGCTCTTGAATAGAGCTGGCGCCGGAACTAGACGCTTTCTGGACAGACTGTGCATTCGATTCGACGTCGGTACTAGCGTCACTCAGATACTCCTGTCCTTGCGCGTGGTTTGCATGCTCGACGGCCTGGATCATGAGCGGTATGCGGTAGCGGGCGTAGTCGATGCCGGATTTGCCTTGCTCGTGGAGTTGAATGCGCTGGTGGCTACGGATCGACTGAACGGCGGAATGGATGAGGAATGCCGACACGCCAATCGGGATAAAAACACTGAGAACGGCGACCATGGATGCGCGTCCCAATATCGTCCTTGTGCCCTGTGCAAATCGTTGCACAAAAGCTGGTGGTTCTTCCGGCTCCTTTGGCGATACCGGATTGTCACTGTCGACTATGACCTCCTCATAACCCGATATGTAGTTTATTTTGAAGCTGTCTAATTCCACATAAGGATCGGTCCGTGAAATAGCGGCAGTGTAGTAGGTGACGGAGCGATCGCCGCGGATATTTGCGTATAGGCTTCTGTGCTTGAACTGCGCGAGCGCTCTGATAAATATGCTCTCGGGGTCTGCGAGGACAGCTAGTAGTGGTCGACCGGTATCTTTAAATTGGTCTACACAGAAAAGTTGTCTGCCGCTGAGAGATAGTGTGCGACCGGCGAGGACGTTCCATAGGTGGCTGGGGTAGCCTTTGAGAGGTGTTCTTACGCCGAGATGCGGTGTCGCAAAGGTTGTAAAGTTCTGGAAAGATTAGGAAACGTTGGCAGATTTCCATGGATATACGTACAACGGGCTGTATCTTCTCAAATACCCCGCGGTGATAGAGCAGGCCGATCGCATAGCGTGCTATTAAACCTCCCAATGAGTATCCAACTATACTAATCTTAGTTATGTCGTGCCCACTGTCTGCCAGCTGTTCCAGTGCGTCCTCGACCTCTTCAGCGACGCGCTCGCCGCCCGTGTTTACACCATCGTATGTAAATGTTCCGGCGTTGCGCTTGGTTACGAGTACGTGGACTTTGTCTTGAGGAAATCTCTCGCTCAAAGTGTCGCTCACGTATTTCAGATGCTCTGGGACTCCCCATAG
The sequence above is a segment of the Pyrenophora tritici-repentis strain M4 chromosome 3, whole genome shotgun sequence genome. Coding sequences within it:
- a CDS encoding NACHT multi-domain protein, with the translated sequence MRLLQLKADDSLSLVEFMDRDPETYAILSYTWGPNNEEITWFTRVWTLQELLAPNSVELFSLEGNILGDKHTRAQEISEVIDIAIEAIRGEPMSQYSVGERMTWAKRRTTTRKEDAVYSLLGIFDIQMPLLYGEGEEKTRRRLHKEIREFSTDTSMDTKDLAREVQISKIHRWLSPPDPSVSYQKALRQRQHGTGLWFLCGEQYKIWKTSAASLLWLYGIPGCGKTILGSTTLQDLLQYCDHHTGNIVAYFYFDFSDVQKQNEEWMLRSLFCQLLRHTEGSSPKVEDFYTSHGNGATQPSLDALLDMLRATIEQLPQVYVVLDALDECSQRDDLMEIIETVTRWDLQNMHLIITSRRERDIESSLDGLVDTHNAICLQSDEVDKDIHQYVRQRLSDDKGLSKWARDVTLQQEIETAILKGSKGIRYRIRHSHSAIGGVFRRPLSLDELAEVIAIDVARKPAFDSDEILEDPQEVFNICSSLVTISTETTHYRGTLEGPYTSSTRQVVILAHYSVKEYLVSDRIRRCQTAHYDIQAIECHNRIAVAYLSYLEQFQDPRIMDQDVLSQYPLASYSAEYWANHINRSEHPSASTSSAALRLLSKDNIAYLIWNRICDGFSHFSTPGHKGDLKDPIYHASSLGREEIVKLLLERDTDINGGHQDLGGALVAACEISHEAIVTLLLNRGADPNSNSDGYTALKRAVDSCHKAIVKLLINQGASVNDLDGNSSALVRAVTLNERGISELLLDGGAALNDGYGDSRALEEATSWGDKEMVNLLLSRGASVGNTNGKSYSLEEATMMDRREIVTLLLDRGASVNNTNRESNPLNTAILLGRKEIVALFLDRGAATNWDDGTSALEIALKSPCEEIVVLLLDRGAADNGPDGCSDALDVALKRGKQELVDLLIANGAKLRPNNDMDMDFN
- a CDS encoding CypX, Cytochrome P450 codes for the protein MLSVIAIVSAFAGTFVSYWIYKAIYNLCFHPLAKFPGPRWAAASYLAEFYYDVVQGGQYFKKIIEMHEKYGPLVRINPHELSFNDPFFYDKVFSSSAQKRDKDRYQTTQGGLPSTAITTIDHDLHRQRRGYVSHLFSKKAISSLEPVIQSKVDLLVSKLKQAHAKQEILAAAFVFGALTTDVVSHFSYGESFNELSKPGFPCELVIVMRGLLLSYHWRRFFPAIDGVLKRLPSRFLTWLNPNLIAYLQFDSRITQLSKDALEKNSKAPVPEKPRTLFDALTNPDIPVHERTLERMKNESAVVLLAGLDTTARFLTVMTAYLVEFPDVLANLKEEMRGLVEKGVERPSWSQLEGLPYLTAFINESLRYRCYLTGRFARVPLQPLAYKEWVIPPQTSVTAMPYLLNSHPDVFPDPDTFRPERWIEASARGEHLERYLVTFTKGSRICLGINLAYAELYLTVAALVRNFELELVGCSIKDVVSYRDFGLGFNKEYDFGVDFRVKRVL
- a CDS encoding Esterase-lipase, producing MNTTAKKADHLCVLVHGLWGVPEHLKYVSDTLSERFPQDKVHVLVTKRNAGTFTYDGVNTGGERVAEEVEDALEQLADSGHDITKISIVGYSLGGLIARYAIGLLYHRGVFEKIQPVNFTTFATPHLGVRTPLKGYPSHLWNVLAGRTLSLSGRQLFCVDQFKDTGRPLLAVLADPESIFIRALAQFKHRSLYANIRGDRSVTYYTAAISRTDPYVELDSFKINYISGYEEVIVDSDNPVSPKEPEEPPAFVQRFAQGTRTILGRASMVAVLSVFIPIGVSAFLIHSAVQSIRSHQRIQLHEQGKSGIDYARYRIPLMIQAVEHANHAQGQEYLSDASTDVESNAQSVQKASSSGASSIQERKQGLALEFPTLALTDDQFKMIEALDSVGFKKNPVYIHKHRHSHAAIIVRTDKSSFDEGRVVVKHWLDNFEV